The following proteins are encoded in a genomic region of Sneathiella marina:
- a CDS encoding leucyl aminopeptidase — protein MKFAFSEISIPKRGTIAVAVSAGSTLSATASALDKKTKGALSAAVKNSRFSGKKGELLEILAPAGLEVSGVLLFGLGDLAELSRIDAENLGGNLVKKLNSSGVQNVTVVLDNIKSPGIKAVDAAASLAFGAKLGSYRFQKYKTDTDDSSEPTLKRMTVACKGAAAARKAFADLEALAEGVFLTRDLVSEPANELYPESFADRCKELTSLGIKVEILDEAKMKRLGMGALLGVGQGSRRESRLVVMKWTGDTRKGASKKPLAFVGKGVCFDTGGISLKPGPGMEEMKWDMGGAGTVTGLMKALAGRKAKVNAIGVVGLVENMPDGNAQRPGDIVKSMSGQTIEILNTDAEGRLVLADALWYTQEKYKPEFMIDLATLTGAIIIALGHENAGLFSNDDDLSDKLYKAGQTVDEGVWRFPMSSNYAKQTKSPIADLQNIGTGGRGAGSIVAAEFLKKFVNDVPWVHLDIAGMAWSKQDKPTVPKGGTGYGVRLLNQFVQDNYEG, from the coding sequence ATGAAGTTCGCTTTTTCAGAAATCTCCATACCGAAACGAGGTACTATTGCCGTCGCTGTATCCGCAGGCAGTACGTTATCCGCAACGGCTTCAGCACTAGATAAAAAAACGAAGGGAGCCTTGTCGGCCGCGGTGAAAAACAGCCGTTTCAGTGGCAAAAAGGGCGAGCTTTTGGAAATTCTCGCACCAGCGGGACTTGAGGTTTCCGGCGTGCTCTTGTTTGGATTGGGAGATCTGGCAGAGCTTTCTCGAATTGATGCGGAAAATCTTGGCGGTAACCTCGTCAAAAAGCTGAATAGCTCAGGGGTTCAAAATGTAACCGTTGTTTTGGATAATATTAAATCACCCGGTATCAAGGCTGTCGATGCTGCTGCGTCCCTGGCTTTTGGCGCAAAACTTGGATCCTATCGATTCCAGAAATATAAAACCGATACGGATGATAGTTCGGAGCCGACCTTGAAGCGCATGACGGTGGCTTGCAAAGGGGCCGCCGCCGCCCGAAAGGCATTTGCTGATCTGGAAGCGCTGGCTGAGGGCGTATTTTTGACCAGGGATCTGGTAAGTGAACCGGCGAACGAGCTGTATCCGGAAAGCTTCGCCGACCGTTGTAAGGAGCTGACAAGCCTGGGCATTAAAGTGGAAATTCTCGACGAAGCCAAAATGAAGCGGCTTGGAATGGGCGCTTTACTGGGGGTCGGGCAGGGGTCCCGACGGGAAAGCCGACTGGTTGTTATGAAATGGACAGGTGATACCCGTAAAGGCGCCTCCAAGAAACCCCTGGCATTTGTTGGCAAGGGAGTTTGCTTCGATACCGGCGGTATTTCTTTGAAGCCCGGACCCGGTATGGAAGAGATGAAATGGGATATGGGCGGAGCCGGAACCGTCACCGGCCTGATGAAGGCACTTGCAGGGCGAAAAGCCAAGGTCAACGCCATAGGTGTCGTTGGTCTGGTTGAAAATATGCCAGATGGAAATGCGCAACGGCCTGGAGATATTGTAAAGTCAATGTCTGGCCAAACCATTGAAATTCTCAATACCGATGCGGAAGGGCGGTTAGTCTTGGCTGATGCCCTTTGGTATACCCAAGAAAAATACAAGCCGGAGTTTATGATTGACCTGGCGACCCTGACTGGCGCCATCATTATTGCACTTGGACATGAAAATGCCGGTTTATTTTCCAATGATGATGATTTATCCGACAAACTTTACAAAGCCGGACAAACGGTAGATGAAGGTGTCTGGCGCTTTCCGATGTCATCTAACTATGCCAAGCAAACCAAATCCCCTATTGCTGATTTACAGAATATCGGAACAGGTGGACGGGGCGCAGGGTCGATCGTTGCTGCGGAGTTTCTGAAAAAGTTCGTGAATGATGTGCCTTGGGTTCACCTGGATATTGCCGGTATGGCATGGTCAAAACAAGACAAGCCAACCGTTCCAAAAGGCGGTACAGGATACGGTGTGCGGCTTCTCAATCAATTCGTCCAGGATAATTACGAAGGGTAG
- the lptF gene encoding LPS export ABC transporter permease LptF produces MKNINRYIMKQLAVPMLFITFSLTGVIWLSQSLKFVEKLINGLPVSTFLYLSILLLPGILKYTLLLGIFFGTLFAFNKLYSDSELIVMWSAGLSKWALARPAIYLALLTALALYFLGFLLTPYGVRTVDELRLKWQDSLAAVVLREGVFNSLTGGVTVYIREKSSTGELLGILVHDERVRDKPVTYMAERGAFIKTADGPRFVMNTGNLQEVAKDDAKLSLLYFDQYILDINQFEKRSNAVWLKPEHRYLMELINPENSERIQREGWKLKAELHQRLVLPLYAICLVFIALAGVLSGEFSRRGRVKRVTASAVIGVALLIGAMALFRVSGNNSLITPTLYFLPIISTIIAAYLAAGGRFKIFSSLFGHEAIVPEEPKQ; encoded by the coding sequence ATGAAAAATATAAACCGTTATATAATGAAGCAATTGGCCGTTCCGATGCTTTTCATAACGTTCTCTCTGACAGGCGTGATCTGGCTTTCCCAGTCGCTGAAGTTTGTTGAGAAATTGATTAATGGTTTGCCGGTATCGACATTTCTCTATTTATCGATTTTACTCCTTCCGGGCATCTTGAAATACACGCTTTTGCTCGGTATTTTTTTTGGAACGCTTTTCGCCTTCAACAAACTTTATTCGGATTCGGAGTTGATCGTTATGTGGTCAGCAGGGCTGAGTAAATGGGCTCTCGCCCGCCCTGCAATATACTTAGCGCTTCTGACAGCTCTTGCTTTGTACTTTCTCGGATTTCTACTAACCCCCTATGGCGTCAGAACAGTAGACGAACTCAGGCTTAAATGGCAGGATTCTCTTGCGGCCGTCGTTTTGCGAGAAGGAGTTTTCAACTCACTCACAGGAGGTGTCACGGTTTACATAAGAGAGAAAAGCTCGACGGGTGAATTGCTCGGAATTCTGGTTCATGATGAAAGAGTACGAGACAAACCGGTAACCTATATGGCCGAAAGAGGCGCTTTCATCAAAACTGCGGACGGCCCACGCTTTGTCATGAATACTGGAAACCTGCAGGAAGTAGCTAAAGATGACGCGAAACTCAGCCTTCTGTATTTTGATCAGTACATCCTTGATATCAATCAATTTGAAAAACGAAGTAATGCTGTTTGGTTAAAGCCTGAACATCGTTATCTGATGGAACTAATCAATCCGGAAAACTCGGAACGTATCCAGCGTGAGGGCTGGAAATTGAAAGCGGAACTTCATCAACGACTGGTTTTACCCTTATACGCAATTTGCCTTGTCTTTATCGCTCTTGCCGGAGTCTTGAGCGGCGAATTCAGTCGCCGCGGTCGAGTCAAACGGGTCACCGCATCAGCGGTAATCGGAGTTGCCCTGCTGATCGGTGCAATGGCACTATTCCGTGTTTCGGGTAATAATTCATTGATTACACCAACATTGTATTTTCTACCGATCATTTCTACTATCATCGCTGCCTATCTTGCGGCGGGCGGGCGATTTAAAATTTTCAGCTCGCTTTTCGGTCACGAAGCAATAGTGCCAGAGGAGCCGAAACAATGA
- the lptG gene encoding LPS export ABC transporter permease LptG codes for MRLPSSLSIYLGKQYLKNIGIIFGILMTVVFLIDFIELLRRAADKDGISLFVIIQMVLLRLPYLAQKLLPFIALFGGMLTFFKLTKTSELTVIRAAGVSVWQFLLPSMFIAFGIGMLILTVVNPISAAMQAQYGQMESKYFDKRSSFLSISPSDLWLRQVDDDGLSVIHARGAQNQGIDLTDVIIFEYNTDDIFTGRIDASRAKLFPGYWELQNVVITGPNKPAETESFMKLETSLTVHQIQESFASPKTLSFWDLPEFIETLELAGFSGDRHRLHWYSLMAGPILMIAMVLVAATFSLRSIRHGHTSLMVIGGIATGFVFYFLTDIIYALGLSGSLPIALAAGIPAIAITLFGLAMMFHLEDG; via the coding sequence ATGAGACTCCCGAGCTCGCTTTCAATCTATTTGGGAAAACAGTATCTAAAGAATATCGGCATTATTTTTGGAATTTTAATGACCGTAGTATTCCTCATTGATTTTATTGAGCTTCTGAGACGGGCCGCCGACAAGGACGGCATAAGTCTTTTTGTTATTATTCAAATGGTATTGTTACGCCTGCCTTATCTTGCTCAAAAGCTACTGCCTTTCATTGCCCTATTTGGCGGCATGCTGACGTTTTTTAAACTTACGAAAACCAGCGAGTTGACGGTCATCCGCGCTGCAGGGGTTTCTGTTTGGCAATTTCTCTTGCCCTCAATGTTCATCGCTTTTGGTATCGGAATGTTGATTTTAACTGTCGTCAATCCGATTAGTGCCGCCATGCAGGCCCAATATGGGCAAATGGAATCAAAATATTTTGATAAACGATCAAGTTTTCTAAGCATTTCCCCCAGCGATCTCTGGCTTCGTCAGGTTGACGATGACGGACTTTCCGTTATTCATGCGCGCGGTGCACAAAATCAAGGTATTGATCTGACGGATGTAATTATTTTTGAATATAATACGGATGATATCTTCACCGGACGCATTGATGCCTCTCGGGCCAAACTCTTCCCCGGTTATTGGGAGTTACAAAATGTCGTCATTACGGGGCCAAATAAACCTGCAGAAACAGAATCCTTTATGAAATTGGAAACGTCTCTGACTGTTCATCAAATTCAGGAAAGTTTTGCCTCTCCCAAAACCCTGTCTTTTTGGGATTTACCGGAATTTATAGAAACTCTTGAACTCGCGGGATTCTCCGGTGATCGACATCGTCTTCATTGGTATAGTTTGATGGCAGGCCCTATTCTAATGATTGCGATGGTTCTTGTGGCGGCCACCTTCAGTTTGCGGTCAATTCGTCATGGACATACAAGCCTAATGGTTATTGGTGGTATCGCGACGGGTTTCGTTTTTTACTTTCTCACAGACATTATTTATGCCCTTGGCCTTTCCGGCAGCCTTCCAATCGCTCTTGCCGCCGGCATCCCGGCTATTGCGATAACTTTGTTTGGCCTTGCCATGATGTTTCACCTTGAGGACGGCTGA
- a CDS encoding DNA polymerase III subunit chi, translating to MTNVNFYHLQADPLSRALPRLLEKVYEQQMTALVRGRTEDCLIELDECLWSANPSSFLPHAIAQDDVEVASQPILLTLTPDQNLNNADVLVLVEDAESPDIGSFDRCLYMFDGNDETALDAARARWKLLKDEDVPVSYFQQTETGWQKKA from the coding sequence GTGACAAATGTTAATTTTTATCACTTGCAAGCGGATCCATTAAGCCGGGCACTGCCGCGATTGCTGGAAAAGGTATATGAGCAGCAGATGACAGCTCTTGTCCGCGGTCGCACGGAAGATTGCCTGATTGAATTGGATGAATGTCTTTGGTCTGCTAATCCGTCGTCCTTTTTACCTCATGCGATCGCGCAAGATGATGTTGAGGTGGCGTCGCAACCAATTCTTTTGACATTAACTCCGGATCAAAACCTCAATAACGCGGACGTCCTGGTTTTGGTAGAGGATGCGGAATCTCCTGATATTGGCAGTTTTGATCGCTGTCTCTATATGTTCGACGGGAATGATGAAACCGCTCTTGACGCCGCTCGCGCACGATGGAAATTGCTGAAAGATGAAGATGTGCCGGTAAGTTACTTTCAGCAAACTGAAACAGGCTGGCAGAAAAAGGCCTGA
- the ndk gene encoding nucleoside-diphosphate kinase has product MALERTFSIVKPDATRRNLTGKVNAMLEEAGLRIVAQKRIVMTRLDAETFYGVHKERPFFNDLVEFMTSGPVVVQVLEGENAIARNREVMGATNPAEAAEGTIRATFAENIEANSAHGSDSAENAAIEIAYFFSGSEIVG; this is encoded by the coding sequence ATGGCTCTAGAACGTACTTTCTCAATTGTTAAACCAGATGCGACCCGTCGCAACCTAACTGGCAAAGTCAACGCCATGCTGGAAGAAGCCGGCTTGCGGATTGTGGCCCAGAAGCGGATCGTGATGACCCGCCTTGATGCAGAAACATTTTATGGTGTTCATAAAGAGCGGCCTTTCTTCAACGACCTTGTTGAATTCATGACATCCGGCCCCGTCGTTGTACAGGTACTGGAAGGCGAAAATGCCATCGCACGCAATCGCGAAGTCATGGGCGCAACAAACCCGGCGGAAGCGGCAGAAGGTACAATCCGGGCGACATTCGCGGAAAATATCGAAGCTAATTCTGCACATGGTTCCGATAGCGCCGAGAATGCGGCTATTGAAATCGCCTATTTCTTCTCCGGTTCCGAAATTGTCGGTTAA
- a CDS encoding bactofilin family protein, with protein sequence MFSNNNKTETKISKMNSMPSIISESLTIEGNLISEGEVQIDGTVNGDVAAANLTVGQSAVINGEIDAGVLTIRGCVDGRIKGEEISIMSTATVRGDVIHTSLSIEPGAKIDGHLQHNDNPRDLPQTVSYLDKAEASGTDS encoded by the coding sequence ATGTTTTCCAACAACAACAAGACAGAAACGAAAATCAGCAAAATGAATTCAATGCCGTCAATTATCAGCGAAAGTCTTACCATCGAAGGCAACCTTATCTCGGAAGGTGAGGTTCAAATAGACGGCACCGTGAACGGTGATGTGGCCGCCGCCAACCTGACAGTTGGCCAATCTGCTGTTATCAATGGTGAAATCGATGCTGGCGTTCTGACTATTCGCGGATGTGTGGATGGCCGGATCAAGGGTGAGGAAATTTCGATTATGTCGACAGCAACCGTTAGAGGCGACGTCATCCATACTTCATTGAGTATAGAACCCGGCGCAAAAATCGATGGTCATTTACAGCATAATGATAACCCGCGGGATTTGCCGCAAACGGTTTCCTATCTCGACAAGGCCGAGGCCAGCGGAACAGACAGCTGA
- a CDS encoding M23 family metallopeptidase: MKLKAVLDKIFTDRQIIISTRGQLKYFRLGVSAQVMAMTVAAGFSGMFIYYLATETSQEKQLVAQTAQLFKLKNQYETAYADLQLTSTTLEATQNELDQQYARLEGMLAERKNVESALKLASKAKKSSKELTPEERVRALGESLHASNAQREQLELEVMQINKVLFQTAQQRDQAANERLKTEQKLSSLRTVLNMYASTKDEIYSELQETKKEFARLQFDRQEKIDTESRLSNEITGLKSRLTNISSENRDLIARVNDRAHESIMALKEVISITGLDSEKILGINEILGQGGPHMDFQPVGDLLQMEQDFYEEAQKMEASLARWESLQIILKHIPLARPVDVGYVTSRYGKRRDPMTKRKAHHSGVDIAGPKNSKILATAPGVVTFVGTNGAYGRMVTIDHGKGFKTRYGHLKKAVVKKGDKIDFRTQIGVMGSTGRSTGRHVHYEVIYEGKHRDPVKFFKAGKYAFKVTPKIQEASNK; encoded by the coding sequence ATGAAGCTGAAGGCCGTACTGGATAAAATATTTACGGACCGTCAGATCATCATCAGTACGCGCGGGCAACTTAAATATTTCCGCCTTGGTGTATCAGCGCAAGTGATGGCAATGACCGTCGCCGCAGGTTTTAGCGGCATGTTCATTTACTATTTGGCAACAGAAACCTCCCAGGAAAAACAACTGGTCGCCCAGACTGCGCAGCTGTTTAAACTGAAAAACCAATATGAAACCGCTTATGCTGATTTACAGCTGACCAGCACCACATTGGAAGCCACACAAAACGAGCTCGATCAGCAATATGCCCGACTGGAAGGCATGCTTGCAGAGCGCAAGAATGTGGAATCTGCTCTGAAGTTGGCGTCCAAGGCAAAAAAATCATCGAAGGAACTAACCCCGGAAGAACGCGTCCGCGCCCTCGGTGAAAGTCTGCATGCCAGCAACGCCCAGCGTGAACAGCTTGAACTTGAGGTCATGCAGATCAATAAGGTTCTCTTTCAAACGGCGCAGCAACGGGATCAGGCCGCGAATGAACGCTTGAAAACCGAGCAGAAGCTTTCCAGCCTGCGGACGGTTCTCAATATGTATGCATCGACCAAGGATGAGATTTATTCCGAACTTCAGGAAACAAAAAAGGAATTTGCCCGGCTACAATTTGACCGACAGGAAAAAATTGATACCGAGTCCCGGCTGTCGAATGAAATTACTGGTCTGAAATCCCGACTGACCAATATTTCATCAGAAAACAGGGATCTGATTGCCCGGGTTAATGACCGCGCCCATGAAAGCATCATGGCGCTGAAAGAAGTCATTTCAATTACCGGCCTCGATTCCGAAAAAATATTGGGGATAAATGAAATACTAGGACAAGGTGGCCCCCACATGGACTTCCAGCCCGTCGGTGATTTGTTACAGATGGAGCAGGATTTTTACGAAGAGGCCCAAAAAATGGAAGCCAGCCTCGCTCGCTGGGAATCCTTGCAAATCATATTAAAGCACATTCCTCTCGCACGGCCCGTCGATGTTGGGTATGTCACGTCGCGCTATGGAAAACGCCGTGACCCCATGACCAAACGCAAAGCGCATCATTCCGGCGTTGATATAGCAGGCCCGAAAAACTCAAAAATTCTGGCGACGGCACCCGGTGTTGTTACTTTCGTCGGCACGAATGGTGCGTATGGCCGGATGGTCACAATTGATCACGGCAAGGGTTTTAAAACCCGCTATGGCCATCTTAAGAAAGCCGTCGTCAAAAAAGGCGACAAGATAGATTTCAGAACACAAATTGGCGTTATGGGCTCCACCGGTCGAAGCACCGGACGGCATGTTCATTACGAAGTTATATATGAAGGAAAGCATCGGGATCCGGTGAAATTTTTCAAAGCCGGAAAATACGCGTTCAAAGTGACGCCAAAAATCCAGGAAGCTTCCAACAAATAA
- a CDS encoding ABC-F family ATP-binding cassette domain-containing protein: MLQIKDITYRIAGRILLENASLHVPVGHKFGLIGRNGTGKSTLLKLIIGEIQQDDGTIELRNGARLGVLPQEAPSGPESLLEAVLSADIERTRLMAEAETATDAHRISEIHVRLADIDAHTAESRAAKILSGLGFDHEAQQRSCSSFSGGWRTRVALAGTLFSEPDLLLLDEPSNYLDLEATLWLESFLRNYQRTLIIVSHDRDLLNNVVTTIAHLDNLKLVKYTGNYDFFEKTRRQQLELLSGMQRKQDAQRKHLQSFVDRFRAKASKARQAQSRVKMLEKLKPVAAMMEEHTANFRFPEPDELSSPIISMEGCSVGYQQDVSILRDLSLRIDMDDRIALLGSNGNGKSTFAKLLANRLQPQSGHLQKSNKLKIGFFGQHQLDEMSAEQTAYQHLAAKMDNGKESQVRARLGQFGFSRDKTDVAVQKLSGGEKARLNFCLLAQDKPHLLILDEPTNHLDVDSREALIQGLNDYEGAVLLISHDPHLVSLVADRLWLVSDGGVHPFEGDMTDYKKLVLEAARSGNGTRKLNALTDNEPAKPRLSGKEARKARAAARAALAPKRAEVKKLEKSMQDIAAKQARLETELADPATYDKGPEHQAKLSDAIGRLKSQLANAEEDWMEAHEELEQLEQA; encoded by the coding sequence ATGCTTCAAATTAAAGACATTACATACCGTATCGCGGGACGCATCTTGCTGGAAAATGCCTCCTTGCATGTTCCGGTTGGACATAAATTTGGCCTGATTGGTCGTAACGGAACGGGCAAATCCACTTTGCTCAAACTGATCATCGGTGAAATCCAGCAGGATGACGGGACTATCGAGCTTCGAAATGGGGCCCGCCTCGGTGTCTTGCCGCAAGAAGCGCCGTCTGGTCCGGAAAGTTTACTGGAAGCCGTTCTGAGTGCAGACATTGAGCGGACCCGCTTGATGGCAGAAGCGGAAACAGCAACAGATGCCCACCGTATTTCAGAAATTCATGTACGTCTGGCGGATATCGATGCTCATACGGCTGAATCCCGAGCGGCTAAAATTCTATCGGGCCTTGGCTTTGACCATGAAGCCCAGCAACGATCCTGTTCGTCTTTTTCAGGGGGTTGGCGAACGCGTGTCGCTTTGGCAGGAACATTATTTTCGGAACCGGATTTGCTGTTGCTTGATGAACCCAGCAACTATCTGGACCTGGAAGCAACGCTCTGGCTGGAAAGTTTTCTGCGCAATTATCAACGAACGCTGATTATTGTCAGCCATGACCGCGACCTTTTGAACAATGTCGTCACGACGATCGCCCATCTGGATAACCTGAAGCTGGTCAAATATACCGGTAATTACGACTTCTTCGAGAAAACACGCCGTCAGCAACTTGAACTTCTGAGCGGCATGCAACGCAAGCAGGACGCCCAGCGCAAGCATCTGCAATCCTTTGTCGATCGCTTCCGGGCCAAAGCCTCAAAAGCCCGTCAGGCGCAAAGCCGTGTCAAAATGCTGGAGAAACTGAAACCCGTCGCCGCCATGATGGAAGAGCATACGGCTAATTTCAGATTCCCAGAGCCCGACGAGCTTTCGTCACCAATTATTTCCATGGAGGGCTGCTCCGTTGGCTATCAGCAGGATGTGTCAATCTTACGAGATCTGAGTTTGCGCATCGATATGGATGACCGCATTGCCCTACTCGGCTCAAACGGAAATGGAAAATCGACTTTCGCAAAGCTGCTGGCAAACCGGCTGCAACCCCAATCCGGACATTTACAAAAATCCAATAAGCTTAAAATCGGGTTTTTCGGCCAACATCAGCTGGATGAAATGTCTGCGGAACAAACGGCTTACCAGCATTTGGCCGCAAAAATGGATAACGGCAAAGAATCCCAGGTCCGAGCGAGATTAGGCCAATTCGGATTTTCCCGCGATAAAACTGATGTTGCCGTGCAAAAACTGTCCGGCGGTGAAAAAGCACGCCTGAATTTCTGCTTGCTGGCGCAGGACAAACCGCATCTCCTTATCCTCGACGAACCGACAAACCATCTTGATGTGGACAGCCGGGAAGCTCTGATACAGGGCCTCAACGATTACGAAGGGGCCGTGTTGTTAATCAGCCATGATCCGCATTTAGTCAGTTTGGTTGCCGACCGCCTATGGCTGGTCAGCGATGGCGGTGTGCATCCGTTCGAAGGAGACATGACTGATTATAAAAAGCTGGTGCTCGAAGCGGCCAGGTCCGGCAATGGTACGCGTAAGTTAAATGCGCTTACCGACAACGAGCCTGCCAAACCACGGCTTTCAGGCAAAGAAGCGCGCAAAGCTCGTGCGGCCGCACGCGCGGCCCTCGCCCCAAAACGAGCTGAAGTGAAGAAGCTCGAAAAATCCATGCAGGATATCGCTGCAAAGCAGGCGAGGCTTGAAACCGAGCTGGCCGATCCGGCGACGTACGATAAGGGGCCGGAACACCAGGCCAAGCTAAGTGATGCCATCGGCCGCCTTAAATCACAGCTTGCGAATGCAGAAGAGGACTGGATGGAAGCCCATGAGGAACTGGAACAGCTGGAGCAAGCCTGA
- a CDS encoding ferritin-like domain-containing protein — protein MLSIAELADGVLQAVEGADKATKSREAAEAWRNSNGVMPVGKGSPPDRPSRPSKPDLLPPNEMPRRRGQSDDAKAALLHAVLHIELNAIDLAWDMIARFTHLGLPRQFYDDWVKVGDEEAKHFTLLATRLRQLGYGYGDFPAHDGLWEAALSTKNDFAARLAIVPMVLEARGLDVTPAMITRFGKMGDTDSVDVLKIILKEEVGHVAIGTRWFQYYCDSQNLNAEEFWQQMVRKFFKGLLKPPFNTDARSLAGLPPEYYLPLAKIDPIKATKKG, from the coding sequence ATGCTGTCCATTGCGGAACTTGCCGACGGCGTTTTACAAGCTGTTGAAGGCGCAGACAAGGCAACGAAAAGCCGAGAGGCTGCGGAAGCCTGGCGAAATTCCAACGGAGTGATGCCTGTTGGCAAGGGATCGCCGCCTGACAGACCTTCCCGACCTTCAAAGCCTGATTTATTGCCCCCGAATGAAATGCCGCGCAGACGCGGGCAATCGGATGACGCCAAGGCCGCCCTGCTCCACGCCGTCCTTCATATTGAGCTCAATGCCATCGATCTGGCCTGGGATATGATTGCGCGTTTCACCCATCTCGGACTGCCAAGGCAATTTTATGATGACTGGGTAAAAGTAGGCGATGAAGAAGCCAAGCATTTTACGCTTCTGGCAACGCGCTTGCGACAACTCGGCTATGGATACGGTGATTTTCCGGCTCATGACGGGCTATGGGAGGCGGCCCTTTCAACCAAGAATGATTTTGCCGCCCGCCTCGCTATTGTTCCCATGGTTTTGGAGGCTCGAGGATTGGATGTCACCCCCGCCATGATCACCCGATTCGGGAAAATGGGTGACACAGATAGCGTCGACGTGCTTAAAATAATCTTAAAGGAAGAGGTCGGCCATGTCGCAATTGGCACCCGTTGGTTTCAATATTACTGCGACAGCCAGAATTTAAACGCGGAGGAATTCTGGCAACAAATGGTTCGGAAATTCTTTAAAGGCCTTTTAAAACCTCCGTTTAACACGGACGCGAGAAGTCTGGCCGGACTACCACCAGAATACTATCTTCCGTTAGCAAAAATTGACCCAATAAAAGCGACAAAAAAAGGGTAA